The sequence TAATTGTAAATTTCAGTGGAAGCAAAACTTATTGGAAACACATATTTTTCTCACCGGGCGTACCCGTATGGCTTTTACCAATTATGATCCCCGTTGAGTTAATTGGAATTTTATCAAAGCCATTTGCTTTAATGGTTCGTCTTTTTGCCAATATTACAGCAGGACACATTATTGTACTTAGCCTTGTTTCTTTAATTTTTATTTTCAAATCAATAGGAATTGCACCAGTATCTATAGTATTTGTATTATTTATGGATTTACTAGAATTATTGGTAGCAGTTCTACAAGCATATATTTTCACATTATTAACTTCGCTTTTTATAGGCATGGCTGTACAAGAAGCGGAACATTAAAAAGAAACCTATGTTTAACCTTAAAAATAAATTACTATGAGTTTAGCAGGACTTGGAGCTGGATTAGCAGTTATTGGAGCAGGAATTGGCATCGGACGCATTGGCGGTTCTGCCATGGATGCAATAGCTCGCCAACCAGAAGCAACAGGAAAAATTCAAACAGCAATGATTATTGCAGCTGCACTAGTAGAAGGCGTTGCCCTCTTCGCAGTTGTTGTTGCTCTTATTGCTTAAGTTTTTGAAAACAAAAGTCCCTTTGCGATTGGCTTAGGGGCTTTTTAAAATTTTAAATTATGTTAACAACACCCGGACTTGGATTAGTTTTTTGGACAACAATAGTTTTTCTATTATTGGTTTTTTTATTGTCCAAATTTGCATGGAAACCCATCGTTTCTGCAATTAAAAAACGTAATGAAGCAATAGACGATGCTTTAAATGCTGCAGAGAAAGCACGAGAAGAAATGTCTAAATTAAAAGCTGACAATGAAGCTCTTCTTGAAGAAGCAAAAAAAGAAAGAGACGTTATTTTAGCTGAAGCAAGAAAAGTACGCGATAAAATAGTTGAAGAAGCAAGTTCTAAAGCACGCGAAGAGTCTGAAAGAATACTTTTAAGTGCTAAAGAAAATATCCATTTTGAAAAAATGGCTGCAATTACTGAATTAAAAAATCAAGTTGCTATTTTATCGTTAGAAATAGCTGAAAAAATTCTTCAGGAAAATCTTTCAAAAGATGCTAAACAACAAGAATTAGCTAAAAAAATGGCAGACGAAATTTCGTTTAATTAAGAATTGGCTTGATATATGAATAATTCTCAAATTTCAAAAAGATACGCACAAGCTTTGCATGAGTTAGCAATAGAGCAAAAAGCATTAGAACCTGTTGCTAAAGATATGCAATCCTTGCAATCAACATGCGATCAAGTTGCAGAATTCAAATATTTTCTACGAAATCCTATTATAAAACCTGCATTAAAAATCAAAGTAATTACTGCCATTTTTGGAGATAAATTTAATGATCTTAGCTTACGATTTGTTAAACTATTAATCCAAAAAGGTCGTTCTGATTATATGCACGAAATATCAAGAGAATTCATCTCTTTACACAGAAGATATTTAGGAATTATTGATGTTGAGCTATCTTCAGCAACAAAATTAGACAATGAAATTATAAAAGAAATAGAAACAAAAATTGCAAATTTTACAAATTTAAAACCATCTATAACTGAAAAAATCAATCCTAAATTAATTGGCGGTTTTGCTGTAAGATTTGATAATAATGTTTACGACGCAACTGTTAGAAAAAAAATAGTGAAAATCTACCGTGATTTTCAAACAAATATTTATAAAAAAGGATTTTAAAAAAAGGTATATATGGCAGAAATAAAACCTTCAGAAGTAACAGCTATACTAAGGCAACAAATATCAGGGATGTCCCTTGAAACAAGCCTTGAAGAAACAGGAGTAATTCTTGAAATTGGTGATGGCATTGCACGTGTTTACGGTCTTACCAATGCTCGCGCGGGAGAAATGGTGGAATTTGA comes from Bacteroidales bacterium and encodes:
- the atpH gene encoding ATP synthase F1 subunit delta gives rise to the protein MNNSQISKRYAQALHELAIEQKALEPVAKDMQSLQSTCDQVAEFKYFLRNPIIKPALKIKVITAIFGDKFNDLSLRFVKLLIQKGRSDYMHEISREFISLHRRYLGIIDVELSSATKLDNEIIKEIETKIANFTNLKPSITEKINPKLIGGFAVRFDNNVYDATVRKKIVKIYRDFQTNIYKKGF
- the atpE gene encoding ATP synthase F0 subunit C; the protein is MSLAGLGAGLAVIGAGIGIGRIGGSAMDAIARQPEATGKIQTAMIIAAALVEGVALFAVVVALIA
- the atpF gene encoding F0F1 ATP synthase subunit B; translated protein: MMLTTPGLGLVFWTTIVFLLLVFLLSKFAWKPIVSAIKKRNEAIDDALNAAEKAREEMSKLKADNEALLEEAKKERDVILAEARKVRDKIVEEASSKAREESERILLSAKENIHFEKMAAITELKNQVAILSLEIAEKILQENLSKDAKQQELAKKMADEISFN